The Actinobacillus suis ATCC 33415 DNA segment ATCCGGATCAATAAAGGTAACCCATTCTGTTTGTACGTATTTTAGTCCTAAATTACGAGCAGAGGCTTGCCCACCATTTTCTTTATAATAATAGTGGATATTATTTGGATATTTTTTTTGCCATTTTTTGATGATGTTTGCTGATGAATCTTTTGAGCCGTCATCAACTAAGATAATCTGTATGTGTTTTTTAAATGATAAATTTTGTTTAACGATACTATCAAAGAAATCATCAAGATATTTTTCTACATTATATACAGCGGAAACAATCGTAAATTGATGTTTTCCTTCATATTTAACAGGTAAATGTTTTTTTATTTTTATAGAATGTTTGAAATACATATCACTAAAAAACAACTTAGGATCACGTAGTAATTTTCTAAATTTACGTTTTACTTTATTCATTATATTATCCTTAACTGTAATAGGAGTTTAAAAAAGAAAACAATTGATTTTGATAGTTGTTAATACTTTTTTGACTATTAAAATCATTTGCGCAAAATGAATTAGGCTGTTCGCCTATGTTTTTTTTATTTAAAAGTTTTTTATATTGTGTAAGTGCATTTGGAGATCTAATATTAAAATAATAACAAATATCTATTTTAGGCATTGCTTTCCCTTCGAAATACATTAACCAAGGAATAAGAAAGTTTGCAAAATTTAAATCGTGATTTGTTCTTAATTTATTGGGTAAAAATCCAAGAATTTCTTTCTCATAACGCTGCCATGCCAATTCATACATACTTTTTTTCAATGGGATATAAGTGTGTACGAGTGGTGAGTCAATATTTGTGTTGTAATATTTGTTTAGTAAGCGAATACTATATTCCGAAGCAGAAAGAGTCGGTGTAATAGTGCCTCTATCACGCATTTGAGTGAGGCTTTTTTCCGACATAAATATAGAGGCAATGCCATTTGCTTGGAAAAAGTGTTCAGCTTGTAGTTCTCGTGCAATAAAGACATCATCATTAAAATAGATAAAATTCTCGCTTAAATTAGGAATTTTATGTAGAAATGCTTCAATTACATGTGAATTAAATGTAGGAAGATATTCTTTATCTATAATATCCTGATGGCTAATTAACGTAATTTTTTCTTGGTAAGCCTCATCCAACCACTTTGGCTTTTGATTATCTGTTACAATAAATATATGTCTGACCCAAGGCATAAATTTAAGTACAGCATGTACTGAATAATATAATTCATTATGATCTTCAAATCGGGCGATATCTGTTGCATACAGAGCAGAATTTGCTTGGTAATTTGGAGCATACTGATGATATTTGGATTGCCATAGTGGATCAGATCCATCTACCCAAGTAAATACCACGTCAATATCAGACTGACGGAGAGTATTCTTTTGAATAATCTTATCTAGCTTTTGATGTGCTTCGATTAGATTCGCTTCTTCAGACTCCGCAAATGGTAGTTCTGTATTTTTTATAGGGTATTTTTTGTTTAGAAAATCCCTAAAAAAAATATGTGGATTTTTTAGTAACTTAGAAAATTTTCTATTCATTTTGTTCATTATATTATCGATTATATTTTATATAAATTTTGGATTATAATGCTTATCTGCAGGGCTCTCCTCTTAATTTACTTTCTTTGCAAATGATTTGTTTTTATACATCTTGGTTCTTTTATGTAAATTTTTTATATTTAATTTCTCTTGATTAGGTAACTTATTAAAATCAATATTTATGTAGATTTTAAGGTGTACCCTATTATGGGTATTTTTCCTTAATATATTGAAGAGATATTAGATGAAACCCATCAAATTTAGATTACTCCTTTCTGGGCTGGTTGCCAGTTTAGCTGCCTGCTCAAGCTTACCCACTTCAGGCCCTAGCCATAGTGCGATTTTAGAGGCTAATTCCCAGAATTCAGATAAACCTTTACCGGAAGTTAATTTAGTGGAGTTAGATAATGGCTTAGTTCAGCAGTTGTATCAGACTCAGCAAAGTCAGCAATTTTCCGGCTTTTTAGGCACGGCTGGCGGTGCTGGATATGCCGGTGCGGTCAATGTAGGGGACGTGCTTGAAATTTCGATTTGGGAAGCGCCGCCGGCAGTGTTGTTTGGCGGTACTTTCAGTTCTGAAGGGCAGGGTAGTGGGCATTTAACCCAATTACCGGCGCAAATGGTTAACCAAAACGGTACGGTTACTGTGCCGTTTGTCGGCAATATTCGTGTAGCGGGTAAAACACCGGAAGCGATTCAGTCTCAAATTGTCGGTGCGTTGCAGCGTAAGGCAAATCAGCCGCAGGTATTAGTTAAAATAGCCAATAATAACTCTGCGGATGTGACGGTTATTCGTCAGGGCAACAGTATTCGTATGCCGTTAACTGCAAATAATGAGCGTGTGTTAGATGCGGTGGCAGCGGTAGGCGGGACAACGGAAAACATTGAAGATGTGACGGTTAAATTAACTCGTGGCTCTCAAGTAAAAACGTTGGCGTTTGAAACCTTAATTTCTGATCCGGCACAAAATATTATGTTACGTGCCGGCGATGTGGTTTCGCTGTTGAATACACCTTATAGCTTTACCGGTTTAGGTGCAGTGGGTAATAACCAGCAAATGAAATTCTCCAGTAAGGGTATTACGCTTGCCGAGGCTATCGGTAAGATGGGCGGTTTAATTGATACCCGTTCGGATCCGAGAGGGGTATTTGTGTTTCGCCATGTGCCTTTTGCCCAGTTGAGTTTAGATCAACAAGCACAATGGGAGGCAAAAGGTTATGGTATCGGCATGGATGTGCCGACGGTTTATCGTGTGAATTTACTCGAGCCGCAATCAATGTTTTTATTACAGCGTTTCCCAATGCAGGATAAAGATATTGTGTATGTTTCGAATGCACCATTGTCTGAGTTCCAAAAATTCTTAAGAATGATTTTCTCAGTAACATCACCGATTACGAGTACTACTAACAGTATTCGTAGCTATTAATTGCGGTCAATAGACCTTATAACGATAAATCTATTTAGAGGAAAGGATAATGGTAGCGATTACCGCAGAAAAACCGAATAAACCTAAGAAAAAAAGCTTATTAAGAAAGTTAAATCCATTGCTTTGGTTAACGGTTATTTTTCCAACATTATTTTCAGCCATTTATTTTGGGCTGTTTGCTTCGGATATTTATGTTTCCGAATCAAGTTTTGTGGTGCGTTCGCCACGTAATCAGTCTTCGCTTTCGGGCGTGGGAGCGTTGTTACAAGGAACAGGTTTTACTCGTTCGCAAGACGACACGTATTCAGTGCAAGAATATATGCGTTCTCGTACGGCATTAGAACAATTACAAACCGAATTACCGGTTCGTGATTTCTATGCAACAAAAGGCGATATTCTGAGCCGTTTTAACGGTTTCGGTTTAAATGATACGCAAGAGGCGTTTTTCCGCTATTTTAAAGATCGTTTAAGCATTGATGTGGATTCCGTATCAGGGATTGCGACTTTACGTGTACAAGCGTTTGAAGCGAGTGAGGGGCAGCAGTTAAATGAGAAATTGTTAAGACTGGGTGAAGACTTGATTAACCGTTTAAATGCTCGAGGTCGTAAAGATACGCTCGAGTTTGCTGCTCAAGCGGTGCAAGAAGCGGAAAAAAATGTTAATGAAACTGCGGAAGCGTTAAGTAAATATCGTATCAAAAATAAAATTTTTGATCTGCCGGCACAATCGGGCGTACAGCTTTCTTTAATTTCGAGTCTGAAAAGTGAACTGATTCGTGTGGAAACGCAATTGGCGCAGTTGCAGTCAATTACACCAGATAACCCTCAGGTTGATGCACTACTGATGCGCCAAAAAAGTTTACGTAAAGAAATTGATGAGCAGTCAAAACAGCTTTCGGGTAATACGGGTAGCTCGGTTGCGAATCAATCGGCGGATTATCAGCGTTTAGTGTTAGCTAATGAATTAGCGCAGCAACAACTGACCGCAGCAATGGCATCATTACATAACACCCGAGGCGAAGCCGACCGTCAGCAACTTTATTTAGAAGTTATCAGTCAACCAAGTAAACCGGACTGGGCTTTGGCACCAAGCCGTTTATATAACATTATTGCGACTTTTATTATCGGTTTAATGTTATATGGAATTTTCGGTTTATTAATCACAAGTGTGAGAGAGCATAAAAACTAATGCAATATGGTGACCAAACAACGTTTCGACAATCGTTAGCCATTCAGGGGCGTGTGATTTATGCGCTGTTGATGCGGGAGATTATTACCCGCTATGGGCGTAAGAACTTAGGCTTTTTATGGTTGTTTATTGAGCCGTTGCTATTAACATTTTTGATTGTGTTAATGTGGAAGTTTTTCCGAGCGGATAAGGTTTCTACGTTAAATATTGTAGCGTTTACGATTACCGGCTATCCGATGGCAATGATGTGGCGAAATGTATCAAATCGAGCAATTGGCTCAATTTCCGCTAACTTAAGCCTTCTATATCACCGTAACGTACGGGTATTAGATACGATTTTTGCTCGTATGTTATTGGAAGTTGCCGGTGCGACTGTTGCCCAGATTCTTATAACGGCGGTTTTAGTTTTTATCGGCTGGATAGATCCGCCGAAAGATGTGTTTTACATGGTGCTGGCTTGGACTTTAATGGCATTTTTTGCCTTTGGGTTAGGTCTGATTATTTGTTCGTTAGCACAAAAGATTGAGGTGTTTGGCAAAATTTGGAACACGTTAAGTTTTGTATTATTACCGCTGTCCGGTGCATTTTTCTTCGTACATTCACTACCATCACAAATTCGTGAAATTGCCCAATGGGTGCCGATGATTAGTGGTACGGAAATGTTTCGTCACGGCTATTTTGGCGATTTAGTCCCAACGTATGAAAATATCGGTTTTTTAGTAGTATGCGATTTGGCAATGCTGTTATTGGGGCTGATTCTCGTGCGAAACTTCAGTAAAGGAATTGAACCGCAATGATCAGTGTAAAAGATGTGAGCAAGCGCTATCATACTAATAGCGGTTGGAAAACCGTGTTACAGAATATCAATTTTGACCTGCATAAAGGCGAAAAAATCGGTATTCTGGGGCGTAACGGTGCAGGTAAGTCAACCTTAATTCGCTTAATGAGCGGTGTTGAGCCACCAACAACCGGTACGATTGAACGCCATATGTCGATTTCTTGGCCGCTTGCGTTTAGTGGAGCATTTCAAGGCAGTTTAACCGGTATGGATAACCTGCGTTTTATTTGTCGGATTTATAATGCTGATTTCGATTATGTGAAAGCATTTACCGAAGAGTTCTCCGAGCTTGGCGATTATTTATATGAGCCGGTTAAGAAATATTCCTCCGGTATGAAAGCCCGACTGGCTTTTGCTTTGTCGCTTTCGGTGGAGTTTGATTGCTACTTAATTGATGAAGTGATTGCGGTAGGTGACTCTCGTTTTGCGGCAAAATGTAAGCATGAGTTATTTGAGAAGCGTAAAGACCGTTCGATTATTTTAGTTTCGCATAGCCCGTCTGCAATGAAGGAATATTGCGATAATGCAATGGTGCTTGATAAGGGCATTATGCATAAATTCGAAAATATGGATGAGGCTTATAAGTTTTATAATGCCACGCAATAGCTCTTAGCTAACCCCACGCACGGCGAGCCGTACGTGGTTATGATCAGCCTACGGCTGAGTGAGCCACGCTGTGGCTTTCAATCTTTCCTCGTTGTTATTTTATCTATGGCGAATACCTTTTAAATGATCACCCTCTCCCCTTGTGGGAGAGGGACAGATTTTTCTTCGTTTAGAAGAAAAAGCAGGGAGAGGGGGGAAATGTGAAAAAGCTAATTTAAAGCCATCTGTACGTATCGATAACCACCATTCTCTTGCGGAACAAATTCAAATAAATGCGTAATGCAATTTGGGGCGTCCGCATCTTGATGCGAAACAAATAGCAACAGGGTTTGACTATTAGTCACAAGCTGTTCGATAAACTGTTTAACTAATTTGCGGTTTACGCCGTCCAAACCTTGCAGCGGTTCGTCTAAAATCAAAATCGGCGGATGTTTTACCATAGCTCGAGTAATCAATAATAAACGTTGTTGCCCCCATGAAAGTGAACGGAACGGTTTTTTCGCCAGATTAGCTAAATGCAAGCGTTCTAGCCATTCCATTGCTTTTAGCTGTAAGGCACTTGGCACTTGTTGGTAAACGCCGATTGAATCAAAAAAGCCGGATAAAATTACGTCTAACGCAGAGCAATTCACCCGATAATCCATATGTAATTGGCTGCTCACATAGCCGATATTTTTCTTAATATCCCAAATCGTTTCGCCCGAACCACGCTGACGTCCGAATAAATGTACGTAATTAGCATAGGCTTGCGGATGGTCACCGGTAATAATCGAAAGCAAGGTCGATTTGCCGGCTCCGTTCGGACCTTTAATCCACCAATGTTGCTTCGGCGCAACCGTCCAAGTTAAGTCATCAATAATGGTTTTATCGCCGTAACGAATCATCACGTTTTTTAGTTCGAACGGATTGGTATTCGGTGGGAGTTGAATCAGCGGTGCAGCACTGCCCGGTAACGGTGCATTCACATTCTGTTCTGCAAATTTTAGCTGAGAATAGACCGCTTGTTGCTCAATCGCTTGGCGTTCGCCTTGTAAAATCAGTTGCAGATTATCTAACAAAGCAATATGCGTGGCACAGTCCGGGATGTCGTTAAAGCGGTTAGAAATCAGAACCACCGCCATTTGCTTTCCGAGTTGCGCCATAACGTCTTGCCAATAAGCGACCGAGGCTTGGTCTAACCCTTCGAAAGGCTCATCTAGAATCAATAAATCCGGTTCACTAACCAACATTTGGCAAAATAACACTTTGCGGCTTTCGCCGGTGGAGAGCTGAATAAACGGGCAATCTAATAACAGCTGAATACGTAATTTAGCCGCATATTCCTCGCATAATTGCGTTTTTTCGCTACCGTTTAAGATAATTTGACGGGCAGTCAATCCGAAATCATCCGGTGAAACCATATCGTTGTTACGGTGTTTAAAGATTTGCTCGATGATTTTTTGTTGCTGCTCGAAGGAAAGTAAAGCGATATGGTGGAAATTGTTTTGATATTCGCCCGAATATAGTGAAAGTGAATTATGTAGTGCTTGGGCGAAGGCGGTTTTGCCCGAGCCGTTACCGCCGACAATTACCCAAAAATCGTGAGTATTGATTTCCAGTGATTCAATCGACAGTTTATTGTGTTGAGCAAGGGAAAATAAGGCGTTATGGATGTTGATGTTTGGCATATTGTGTTCCTGTTATGACGGAAAACACAACGCTAATGGAATAATTATGCTAAGTGTGTGCGTTATGTTTTCCGGTATCAGAGAGTTTTTATATTTTTAGAGTTGTTTGCC contains these protein-coding regions:
- a CDS encoding stealth family protein: MNKMNRKFSKLLKNPHIFFRDFLNKKYPIKNTELPFAESEEANLIEAHQKLDKIIQKNTLRQSDIDVVFTWVDGSDPLWQSKYHQYAPNYQANSALYATDIARFEDHNELYYSVHAVLKFMPWVRHIFIVTDNQKPKWLDEAYQEKITLISHQDIIDKEYLPTFNSHVIEAFLHKIPNLSENFIYFNDDVFIARELQAEHFFQANGIASIFMSEKSLTQMRDRGTITPTLSASEYSIRLLNKYYNTNIDSPLVHTYIPLKKSMYELAWQRYEKEILGFLPNKLRTNHDLNFANFLIPWLMYFEGKAMPKIDICYYFNIRSPNALTQYKKLLNKKNIGEQPNSFCANDFNSQKSINNYQNQLFSFLNSYYS
- a CDS encoding polysaccharide biosynthesis/export family protein — encoded protein: MKPIKFRLLLSGLVASLAACSSLPTSGPSHSAILEANSQNSDKPLPEVNLVELDNGLVQQLYQTQQSQQFSGFLGTAGGAGYAGAVNVGDVLEISIWEAPPAVLFGGTFSSEGQGSGHLTQLPAQMVNQNGTVTVPFVGNIRVAGKTPEAIQSQIVGALQRKANQPQVLVKIANNNSADVTVIRQGNSIRMPLTANNERVLDAVAAVGGTTENIEDVTVKLTRGSQVKTLAFETLISDPAQNIMLRAGDVVSLLNTPYSFTGLGAVGNNQQMKFSSKGITLAEAIGKMGGLIDTRSDPRGVFVFRHVPFAQLSLDQQAQWEAKGYGIGMDVPTVYRVNLLEPQSMFLLQRFPMQDKDIVYVSNAPLSEFQKFLRMIFSVTSPITSTTNSIRSY
- a CDS encoding capsule polysaccharide transporter; this translates as MVAITAEKPNKPKKKSLLRKLNPLLWLTVIFPTLFSAIYFGLFASDIYVSESSFVVRSPRNQSSLSGVGALLQGTGFTRSQDDTYSVQEYMRSRTALEQLQTELPVRDFYATKGDILSRFNGFGLNDTQEAFFRYFKDRLSIDVDSVSGIATLRVQAFEASEGQQLNEKLLRLGEDLINRLNARGRKDTLEFAAQAVQEAEKNVNETAEALSKYRIKNKIFDLPAQSGVQLSLISSLKSELIRVETQLAQLQSITPDNPQVDALLMRQKSLRKEIDEQSKQLSGNTGSSVANQSADYQRLVLANELAQQQLTAAMASLHNTRGEADRQQLYLEVISQPSKPDWALAPSRLYNIIATFIIGLMLYGIFGLLITSVREHKN
- a CDS encoding ABC transporter permease — translated: MQYGDQTTFRQSLAIQGRVIYALLMREIITRYGRKNLGFLWLFIEPLLLTFLIVLMWKFFRADKVSTLNIVAFTITGYPMAMMWRNVSNRAIGSISANLSLLYHRNVRVLDTIFARMLLEVAGATVAQILITAVLVFIGWIDPPKDVFYMVLAWTLMAFFAFGLGLIICSLAQKIEVFGKIWNTLSFVLLPLSGAFFFVHSLPSQIREIAQWVPMISGTEMFRHGYFGDLVPTYENIGFLVVCDLAMLLLGLILVRNFSKGIEPQ
- a CDS encoding ABC transporter ATP-binding protein yields the protein MISVKDVSKRYHTNSGWKTVLQNINFDLHKGEKIGILGRNGAGKSTLIRLMSGVEPPTTGTIERHMSISWPLAFSGAFQGSLTGMDNLRFICRIYNADFDYVKAFTEEFSELGDYLYEPVKKYSSGMKARLAFALSLSVEFDCYLIDEVIAVGDSRFAAKCKHELFEKRKDRSIILVSHSPSAMKEYCDNAMVLDKGIMHKFENMDEAYKFYNATQ
- the modF gene encoding molybdate ABC transporter ATP-binding protein ModF gives rise to the protein MPNINIHNALFSLAQHNKLSIESLEINTHDFWVIVGGNGSGKTAFAQALHNSLSLYSGEYQNNFHHIALLSFEQQQKIIEQIFKHRNNDMVSPDDFGLTARQIILNGSEKTQLCEEYAAKLRIQLLLDCPFIQLSTGESRKVLFCQMLVSEPDLLILDEPFEGLDQASVAYWQDVMAQLGKQMAVVLISNRFNDIPDCATHIALLDNLQLILQGERQAIEQQAVYSQLKFAEQNVNAPLPGSAAPLIQLPPNTNPFELKNVMIRYGDKTIIDDLTWTVAPKQHWWIKGPNGAGKSTLLSIITGDHPQAYANYVHLFGRQRGSGETIWDIKKNIGYVSSQLHMDYRVNCSALDVILSGFFDSIGVYQQVPSALQLKAMEWLERLHLANLAKKPFRSLSWGQQRLLLITRAMVKHPPILILDEPLQGLDGVNRKLVKQFIEQLVTNSQTLLLFVSHQDADAPNCITHLFEFVPQENGGYRYVQMALN